A portion of the Actomonas aquatica genome contains these proteins:
- a CDS encoding glycosyltransferase produces MKILFLSDFHLGGGAAIAATRLAKAFSSAGHEIVRVVGRRESDDPTIVQEFARHDSTLDRLRRRVGLLPPTTYRSLPDATIADINAEKPDWISVHNLHGYGLRLDFFEKLDAPILWTLHDMWSFTGRCAYNGDCVRYQTNCGHDCPTPTEYPALAPSLIPQAHAEKTAMLRTHPHLHAVTPSNWLRQHAVTSGWPSNRVTTVRYTLDLDVLKPVSTSAARVALGIEPSAFVVGFGAMNPGDVRKGGPVLTAAFDSGLAAEATLLSIGSRPLPLRRSSDYLHLGTINSDVLLATFYSACDVFLHLSQQDNLPNMVNESLACGTPVIATPESGAAEVIEHGVSGLILDRVDQHSLSAALAHFQHGAGAHGAWRAAARRRAETVFDAATVVREYMDLANHLMAQ; encoded by the coding sequence AATCGTGCGGGTCGTGGGGCGCCGAGAAAGCGATGATCCGACGATCGTCCAAGAATTTGCCCGTCACGACTCGACCTTGGATCGGCTCCGGCGCCGCGTGGGGCTGTTGCCGCCGACCACCTATCGATCGTTGCCCGACGCCACCATCGCAGACATCAATGCGGAAAAGCCCGATTGGATCAGTGTGCACAATCTGCACGGCTACGGGCTGCGCCTCGATTTCTTCGAGAAGCTGGATGCCCCCATCCTGTGGACCTTGCACGACATGTGGTCGTTCACCGGCCGCTGTGCCTACAACGGTGATTGTGTTCGGTATCAAACCAACTGTGGCCATGACTGCCCCACGCCGACAGAGTATCCGGCGCTCGCGCCTTCGTTGATTCCGCAGGCCCACGCGGAGAAAACGGCGATGCTGCGGACGCATCCCCACCTGCACGCCGTCACGCCGTCGAACTGGCTTCGCCAACATGCTGTGACTAGCGGTTGGCCATCCAACCGGGTGACCACCGTGCGCTACACGCTGGATCTCGACGTTTTAAAGCCCGTTTCAACCAGCGCGGCGCGGGTCGCACTCGGGATCGAACCCTCGGCCTTTGTCGTTGGGTTTGGCGCAATGAACCCCGGCGATGTTCGTAAGGGAGGCCCTGTGCTGACCGCCGCGTTCGATTCAGGTTTAGCCGCGGAAGCGACCTTGCTCAGCATCGGCTCGCGGCCATTGCCGCTCCGGCGTTCATCCGATTACCTCCACCTCGGCACGATCAATTCGGACGTTCTGCTGGCCACCTTCTACTCTGCCTGTGACGTGTTTCTGCATTTGTCCCAACAAGACAATTTGCCAAACATGGTGAACGAGAGTCTGGCCTGCGGAACCCCGGTAATCGCCACTCCCGAATCGGGCGCAGCGGAGGTGATCGAACACGGCGTTTCCGGGTTGATCCTGGATCGCGTGGATCAGCACTCGCTGTCCGCCGCGCTCGCCCACTTTCAGCACGGCGCCGGCGCGCACGGCGCTTGGCGCGCTGCCGCCCGCAGACGCGCCGAGACCGTGTTCGACGCCGCGACGGTCGTCCGAGAATACATGGATTTGGCGAACCACCTGATGGCGCAATGA
- a CDS encoding glycosyltransferase: protein MKIALAHLCYAEHGADWYSAIANRAPAPLKVVPLPLVLPGLEGRISWQELDERWRFRDRELLSLYRHVREIAEGVDVLWNYSGAMLHPEFVSTLPCTTVFTCFDDPEDYPDLVAPAADAFDLGLHGNLASGSLFRRHFPVTAWQPIFTAPAPDLTNAARDIGLFFAGGLSGYSDYRRMRLERLSTEFPDAICVGRGWDRGYVTTAEIEGFYQRARMGWNVHRTIGPVNQRLFDLARQGVAQVCDSLPYVGQAFEIGTEILAFSQIEDGIRQIRQLLAEPERAMRMAAAARLRYDRDYTTERLWERFAEFVGRHAPTARPAPKPNKLPVPTVLPYRWRRRIERINASLTSALSAARATWRAKPTYQSWKFDESACLPVSAVSATPNAQHDEPANLDVPESVQAAWISILPLGSDIKVVGRVLPELSRLLPAARGATRLEPDTPRVIVATGPLSPLWSASRASSHQIISWATYGHPATIVREFNSLMGDCKAHDPTTPHRIIRAYVQPKPDVPWLEVLGDSHLSASFWMILTATSVDLAPPA from the coding sequence ATGAAGATCGCGCTGGCCCATTTATGCTATGCGGAGCACGGCGCGGATTGGTATTCCGCCATTGCCAATCGTGCTCCCGCTCCGCTGAAGGTGGTGCCACTGCCGCTGGTTCTGCCGGGATTGGAAGGCCGCATCAGTTGGCAGGAGCTCGATGAACGCTGGCGCTTCCGCGACCGCGAATTGCTGAGCCTCTATCGGCATGTTCGTGAGATCGCCGAGGGGGTTGATGTGCTCTGGAACTACAGCGGGGCGATGCTGCACCCTGAGTTCGTCAGCACCCTGCCCTGCACCACCGTATTCACCTGTTTCGACGATCCCGAAGATTACCCGGATTTGGTCGCTCCCGCCGCCGACGCCTTCGACCTCGGGCTGCATGGTAACCTCGCCTCGGGTTCATTGTTCCGTCGCCACTTCCCGGTCACCGCCTGGCAACCGATCTTCACTGCGCCCGCCCCAGACCTGACGAATGCCGCGCGCGACATCGGACTGTTCTTTGCCGGCGGGTTGAGTGGCTACAGCGACTACCGCCGCATGCGCTTGGAACGTTTGTCCACGGAGTTCCCCGACGCCATCTGCGTCGGTCGGGGATGGGACCGTGGTTACGTAACGACGGCGGAAATCGAGGGATTCTATCAACGAGCCCGAATGGGCTGGAACGTGCATCGCACCATCGGCCCGGTGAACCAACGGCTGTTTGACCTCGCCCGCCAAGGTGTGGCCCAGGTTTGCGACAGCCTGCCCTACGTTGGCCAAGCGTTTGAAATCGGGACGGAGATTCTGGCTTTCTCCCAAATCGAAGACGGCATCCGGCAGATTCGCCAACTTCTCGCGGAACCGGAACGCGCCATGCGAATGGCCGCGGCCGCCCGTCTTCGCTACGACCGGGACTATACCACCGAGCGCCTGTGGGAACGGTTCGCGGAGTTTGTCGGCCGCCATGCTCCGACCGCACGACCCGCGCCGAAACCAAACAAACTGCCCGTGCCCACCGTATTGCCCTACCGCTGGCGCCGGCGAATTGAGCGTATCAACGCTTCCCTTACATCCGCTCTTTCTGCCGCCCGCGCCACTTGGCGGGCGAAACCCACCTATCAAAGCTGGAAATTTGATGAGAGCGCCTGCCTTCCGGTTTCAGCGGTTTCAGCAACGCCAAATGCTCAACACGATGAGCCGGCCAACCTAGATGTTCCCGAATCCGTGCAGGCAGCATGGATCTCGATATTGCCACTAGGATCGGACATCAAGGTGGTCGGTCGTGTATTGCCCGAGTTGAGCCGCTTGCTGCCGGCTGCCCGCGGAGCCACTCGCCTTGAGCCGGATACTCCGCGAGTCATCGTGGCAACCGGGCCCCTCTCGCCGCTGTGGTCGGCAAGCCGGGCGAGCTCACATCAGATCATTTCGTGGGCCACCTACGGCCATCCGGCGACAATCGTTCGAGAGTTCAATAGCCTGATGGGCGACTGCAAAGCACACGATCCGACCACCCCCCATCGCATCATCCGCGCCTATGTTCAGCCGAAACCAGATGTCCCGTGGTTGGAGGTGCTGGGCGATTCTCACCTGTCCGCATCGTTCTGGATGATCCTAACCGCCACTTCGGTCGATTTGGCACCACCAGCATGA